The genomic stretch ACGGGTCGGTACGGCCAAATTTTAGCGATGTATCCTGCAACACCGCCAGCCAGTCGCTGTTGTGGGCCTTATCCGAGGCGGCCAGTCTGGCAGCGAACGGGCTTTTCGGGTTATAGGCAATCACCATGCGGGTACTGGCAACCGGTATCGCCTCGTCAATCAGCCCGGCCTCTTTCAGGATCTGCATCGGCCCCGGCGTGATAGACACGAACACATCTGCCACCACCTTCTTACTGGCCAGCAGACGCGCCATACCATATGCGCCTTGCCCCTGCCCTTGATAGGTCAGATGCTGTTGTTGGGCAAACGTCGGCCCCAGCGCCTTGTCCATTACCACGCCCATCGACCCGGCGTAGGTTAGCTGAATTTTATCCTGCGCCTGTGCTGCCTGACCTGCCAACAATGTCGCCACCAGCACGGCGACGCACGAGTACGTTATCCGGTTGCTCACACTCACTCCATTCGTTATATAAAAAAATGCACAACGAGAATCCTCCTGAATATGGCAAATTGAAAAAATAAAATGCGACAAAATATGTAATCCCGCAGAGTCACTCACCCACCTTGTCGCGACAGGCAAAAGAGGAGCGAGCAGCGACATCCCCCACTCAAACGCTGATCTGAGACCTTCCTCGGCTGTACACGCCTCATCCCCTGCCGCCGCAGAGGCCCTGACACATTTTCTTACCTCTCATCGACTGGCATAAAACCGTTATGTTATATTATAACGATTCTGATGGAGGATACTGTGACCAGTCTTTACGCTTTTTCCGCTGTGGCCCGGCTGGGTATCGCCGGTGTGTTGCTGGTGCTGTTATGGGGTTTGATTTCCTGGGCGGTGGCACTGGCATGATCGCATTACATTCACTGACATTTGGTTATTCGGGCCAGCCCCCGCTGGGTACGCTGGACGGATGCTTTGACAGCGGCTCGCTGACCGCCATTATCGGCGCGAACGGCGCAGGCAAATCCACCTTGCTTAAAACACTGGCCGGTCTATTGCCACCACTGGGCGGTCATTTCTGTATGGCACCGCAGGCGCGACGCCAGTTAGGTTACCTGCCCCAACTGACTGAATTTGATCGCCAGTTTCCACTGAGCGTTAACGACCTGGTGTTGATGGGGTGTGTCCCGCATTGCGGGATGTTCGGCCGTATTTCCGGTGCGTGGCGAAAAAAAGCCACCGACGCGCTGGATACCGTCGGCATGGCGGAATTCGCACCGGCGCACATCGGCACGCTTTCAGGCGGCCAGTTACAGCGCGTACTGTTTGCCCGACTGCTGGTGATGCAGTCGCCGGTTATTCTGCTGGATGAACCCTTTACCGGTATCGACGCTCAGACTACCCGCACCCTGCTGGCCGTTATCCGACAACTGCATCAGGAAGGACGCACCATTCTGGCGGTGTTACATGACCTGGAACAAGTGGAAGCCCACTTTCCCCGCGTACTGATGCTCAGTGCGGAAGGCCCCCGGTGGGGCGAGAGTCCCGATGTACTGCATACCCCCACGGCCGTGGCCACGCCGCCGCAACTGAGGCTGGTGCCATGACGTTACTGCATCTGTTGACCGAGCCATTTGGTGATTTCGGTTTTATGCGTCGGGCGCTGGTGGGTTGTCTGGCGCTGACCCTGAGTGCCGCGCCGCTCGGCTGTTTTTTACTGCTGCGCCGTATGAGCCTGATCGGTGATGCGCTGTCCCACGCGGTGTTACCGGGGGTGGCGATCGGCTACCTGATATCGGGCATGTCGCTGGTCGCTATGGGGGTCGGCGGTTTCATCGCCGGGCTGGCGGTGGCCATGTTGTCTGGCGTGGTTAGCCGCCATACCGAACTGAAAGAAGACGCCAGTTTCGCCGGGTTTTACCTTGGTTCGTTGGCACTGGGCGTCACGCTGGTATCGCTACGCGGCTCCAGTGTCGACCTGTTGCATGTGCTGTTCGGCTCGATTCTGGCTATCGATGCCAGTGCGCTTATCACCATCGGCACCATCAGTTCCTGTTCGGTGCTGGTACTGGCGTTGA from Dickeya zeae NCPPB 2538 encodes the following:
- a CDS encoding metal ABC transporter ATP-binding protein; its protein translation is MIALHSLTFGYSGQPPLGTLDGCFDSGSLTAIIGANGAGKSTLLKTLAGLLPPLGGHFCMAPQARRQLGYLPQLTEFDRQFPLSVNDLVLMGCVPHCGMFGRISGAWRKKATDALDTVGMAEFAPAHIGTLSGGQLQRVLFARLLVMQSPVILLDEPFTGIDAQTTRTLLAVIRQLHQEGRTILAVLHDLEQVEAHFPRVLMLSAEGPRWGESPDVLHTPTAVATPPQLRLVP
- a CDS encoding metal ABC transporter permease; protein product: MTLLHLLTEPFGDFGFMRRALVGCLALTLSAAPLGCFLLLRRMSLIGDALSHAVLPGVAIGYLISGMSLVAMGVGGFIAGLAVAMLSGVVSRHTELKEDASFAGFYLGSLALGVTLVSLRGSSVDLLHVLFGSILAIDASALITIGTISSCSVLVLALIYRALVIESFDVTFLKILSRRSRALIHGLFLSLVVLNLVAGFQLLGTLMAVGMMMLPAACARFWSQRLPIMLLTAVGIGACASLVGLTWSYYADLPAGPAVILTTTLFFCFSVLFGSNGGMLRTRR